A window from Zingiber officinale cultivar Zhangliang chromosome 7A, Zo_v1.1, whole genome shotgun sequence encodes these proteins:
- the LOC121999874 gene encoding transcription factor bHLH35-like isoform X2 → MDDMNAEYSLYWETKRLMDLEELESWGFEEAVSGGYYGSSSPEGVSSSAPTTAKNIAMERSRRKKLDDKLYALRSVVPKITKMNKASIIKDAIDYIIQLQDEERQMKADISELESKLKQELASVDDDLAHLENLHFSQRKKKRTASAPSSPSSTPIQVVELTVSEVGEKTILINITCNKKSDTMIKLCELFESLNMKIITANITCLAE, encoded by the exons ATGGACGACATGAATGCCGAATACAGCCTCTACTGGGAAACTAAGCGCTTGATGGATCTCGAAGAGCTCGAGAG TTGGGGGTTTGAGGAGGCCGTGTCCGGTGGCTACTATGGTTCCAGTTCTCCGGAAGGTGTCTCTTCGTCGGCGCCAACCACGGCGAAGAACATTGCCATGGAGAGGAGTCGCCGGAAGAAGCTCGACGATAAGCTCTACGCACTCCGAAGCGTCGTTCCCAAGATCACCaag ATGAATAAGGCATCGATCATAAAGGATGCGATCGATTACATTATTCAGCTTCAAGACGAAGAAAGGCAGATGAAAGCTGACATATCCGAGCTTGAGTCAAAACTCAAGCAAGAGTTGGCTTCGGTTGATGACGACCTTGCGCACTTGGAGAATCTGCACTTCTCgcagagaaagaagaaaagaactgCGTCTGCTCCAAGTTCCCCCAGCTCGACACCAATTCAAGTTGTGGAA CTTACAGTGAGTGAAGTGGGGGAGAAGACCATTCTTATAAACATCACCTGCAACAAGAAGAGCGACACCATGATCAAACTATGCGAGCTTTTTGAGTCTTTAAACATGAAGATCATCACGGCCAACATCACCTGCCTCGCCG AGTGA
- the LOC122000817 gene encoding cation transporter HKT2-like — translation MATFSTETHHADGLIISRTYSFARLGRYLNALLLFLYRLSAFHITPFLLHLCYFLSLTFLGSLLLALLKPSDPAFSPRYLDMLFMSASAITVSCLGVVEMERFSSAQVVVLMLLMFLGGDVFVSLLALLLRKVKPKANSSRSVEIEAGRIPDDDAVVDRSEAGMNIDPSVADVESKTYTCLLIYVISGYIATFHVLGTASLLAYFAGVSRARGVLKTKGINLFLFSLCTTVSSFANGGFVPTSENMVVFNRDPVVLLLMTVLALVGNTLFPLFLRSAIWASSKLTRRAEFGSMLKSSGNEARLRPLLPKSQTSMQSLTAVGLLMAVVVLFCAMDWNGVVFDGLNSFQKLSSAWFIVVNSRHAGENSVDCSLISPAVLVFLTVMMYLPSSASFTSAREDDSNPEGKNSWLQSLIFPQLSWIFISVVAVCITERRKMSGDSLNFSTLNIIFEVTSGYGNVGLSTGYSCSRLQKLNPGASCEDKPYSLSGWFSDEGKLILILVMLYGRLKKFSAGCGKSWKLY, via the exons ATGGCTACCTTCTCCACGGAGACCCACCACGCCGACGGATTAATCATCAGCCGCACCTACAGCTTCGCCCGCCTCGGTCGCTACCTCAacgctctcctcctcttcctctaccGCCTCTCTGCCTTCCACATCACTCCCTTCCTCCTCCACCTCTGCTATTTCCTCTCTCTCACCTTCCTCGGCTCCCTCCTCCTCGCCCTCCTCAAGCCCAGCGACCCCGCCTTCTCCCCTCGCTACCTCGACATGCTCTTCATGTCCGCCTCCGCCATCACCGTGTCCTGCCTCGGCGTCGTCGAGATGGAGAGATTCTCCAGCGCACAGGTCGTCGTTCTCATGCTTCTTATGTTCCTCGGTGGCGATGTCTTCGTCTCCCTCCTCGCCCTCCTCCTTAGAAAAGTCAAGCCGAAGGCGAACTCATCGAGGAGCGTTGAGATCGAGGCCGGCCGCATCCCCGACGACGACGCCGTCGTCGATCGTTCCGAGGCAGGGATGAACATCGACCCCTCAGTCGCGGATGTTGAATCGAAGACCTATACGTGTTTGCTAATTTACGTAATCTCCGGCTACATTGCGACTTTTCACGTGCTCGGCACGGCGTCGCTGTTGGCCTACTTTGCCGGCGTTTCGAGGGCACGAGGCGTCTTAAAGACGAAGGGTATCAATCTCTTCCTATTTTCCCTGTGCACGACTGTTTCATCCTTCGCCAACGGGGGTTTTGTCCCTACAAGCGAGAACATGGTGGTGTTCAACCGGGACCCTGTGGTGCTGCTGCTGATGACGGTCCTGGCACTCGTCGGCAACACTCTATTTCCGCTGTTCTTAAGGTCGGCGATCTGGGCCTCCAGCAAACTCACTAGGAGAGCAGAGTTCGGCAGCATGTTAAAGAGCTCGGGAAATGAAGCTCGACTCAGGCCTCTTCTCCCGAAGTCGCAGACTTCGATGCAGTCTCTGACCGCTGTCGGGCTGCTGATGGCCGTGGTGGTTCTGTTCTGCGCGATGGACTGGAACGGCGTCGTATTCGATGGCTTGAACTCCTTTCAGAAATTATCCAGCGCGTGGTTCATCGTGGTGAACTCAAGGCACGCCGGGGAAAACTCCGTCGATTGCTCCCTCATCTCCCCTGCTGTGCTCGTCTTCCTCACCGTTATGAT GTACCTTCCCTCTTCCGCGTCGTTCACTTCGGCTCGCGAGGATGATTCGAACCCCGAGGGGAAAAACTCGTGGTTGCAAAGCCTAATTTTTCCACAATTATCTTGGATTTTCATCTCCGTAGTTGCAGTATGCATTACAGAGAGGAGGAAGATGTCCGGAGATTCGCTCAACTTTAGCACATTGAACATCATTTTCGAAGTGACGAG TGGCTATGGAAATGTGGGGTTGTCAACTGGCTACAGTTGCTCAAGGTTGCAAAAGCTCAATCCAGGAGCAAGCTGTGAGGACAAACCCTATTCACTGTCAGGATGGTTCAGTGATGAGGGCAAGCTTATCTTGATTCTTGTCATGCTCTATGGAAGGTTGAAGAAATTCAGTGCAGGATGTGGTAAATCCTGGAAGCTATATTGA
- the LOC121999874 gene encoding transcription factor bHLH35-like isoform X1 codes for MDDMNAEYSLYWETKRLMDLEELESWGFEEAVSGGYYGSSSPEGVSSSAPTTAKNIAMERSRRKKLDDKLYALRSVVPKITKMNKASIIKDAIDYIIQLQDEERQMKADISELESKLKQELASVDDDLAHLENLHFSQRKKKRTASAPSSPSSTPIQVVELTVSEVGEKTILINITCNKKSDTMIKLCELFESLNMKIITANITCLAGSFFYTLFIESDEIGSAQLKEKIETAITELDSPRTMSSILELY; via the exons ATGGACGACATGAATGCCGAATACAGCCTCTACTGGGAAACTAAGCGCTTGATGGATCTCGAAGAGCTCGAGAG TTGGGGGTTTGAGGAGGCCGTGTCCGGTGGCTACTATGGTTCCAGTTCTCCGGAAGGTGTCTCTTCGTCGGCGCCAACCACGGCGAAGAACATTGCCATGGAGAGGAGTCGCCGGAAGAAGCTCGACGATAAGCTCTACGCACTCCGAAGCGTCGTTCCCAAGATCACCaag ATGAATAAGGCATCGATCATAAAGGATGCGATCGATTACATTATTCAGCTTCAAGACGAAGAAAGGCAGATGAAAGCTGACATATCCGAGCTTGAGTCAAAACTCAAGCAAGAGTTGGCTTCGGTTGATGACGACCTTGCGCACTTGGAGAATCTGCACTTCTCgcagagaaagaagaaaagaactgCGTCTGCTCCAAGTTCCCCCAGCTCGACACCAATTCAAGTTGTGGAA CTTACAGTGAGTGAAGTGGGGGAGAAGACCATTCTTATAAACATCACCTGCAACAAGAAGAGCGACACCATGATCAAACTATGCGAGCTTTTTGAGTCTTTAAACATGAAGATCATCACGGCCAACATCACCTGCCTCGCCGGTAGCTTCTTTTATACTCTGTTCATTGAG AGTGATGAAATAGGGAGCGCTCAACTGAAGGAGAAGATTGAAACTGCAATTACAGAACTTGACAGCCCGAGAACAATGAGTTCGATCCTCGAGTTGTATTAA